In a single window of the Podospora pseudocomata strain CBS 415.72m chromosome 2 map unlocalized CBS415.72m_2, whole genome shotgun sequence genome:
- a CDS encoding uncharacterized protein (EggNog:ENOG503P4YD; COG:C; COG:H), whose translation MDDNPKVENPTTDCDVLIVGGGPVGMALALELVLHHVSFRIVDKLHAPSPTSRALIIQPRTLELFSRYGAAEELIPRGRILQGMALCLDGKPAGAIALNQFKASDTRFPLPLNISQAETERFLLESLSSHGVNIERSLTATSIVQDDKVITTKLQSHDGKVEAVRSKYVIGCDGARSVVRQAGEGMVWEGSSYPQSFLLCDVQIRNNLRRQDQGLLQISREGMFAIFPIRQDLFRIVVSGPAATFDQQGDTSSVPTLEHFQSLFDKFTPPGSGTLEDPVWISRFRLHLKGVNKYRDRRIFVAGDAAHISSPVGGKGMNTGIQDAINLGWKLAFVLQGQVQDPDAFLDTYHIERHPIGQELLSSTDRMFTFMTSTNRFFIPIRNFAVRYILPWLTPTDWWNRAFYKFLSMFGVTYRGVSPIVGTAAGFDGRIQGGDRLPDGKLWLTSRNTGIISTTVQALCVGSSHHLLLFSGEHIEEQTNALEYAKEKVLSAVSFRLDVHFIYRKAKDEPAIALNDYYIWPSELVEETLLKRFGFSEQSLPGYMFVRPDGYVAHIGPLSTLDEFLSFLRKHFVAPVEEAEYVAEYHSTFEDDSSDELGLETRNDSTLGASEWTTDCASSTQLNWSTGHDSTSERHFTPLSFSSPSA comes from the exons ATGGACGACAACCCCAAGGTCGAGAATCCCACCACAGATTGCgatgtcctcatcgtcggtggtggtcctGTTGGCATGGCATTGGCCTTGGAGTTGGTATTGCATCATGTGTCTTTTCGAATC GTCGACAAACTAcacgctccctctcccacgagTCGTGCTCTGATTATTCAACCTCGAACACTCGAACTATTCAGTCGCTATGGCGCTGCCGAGGAGCTCATCCCTCGTGGACGTATTCTCCAGGGCATGGCCCTTTGCCTTGACGGCAAACCAGCAGGTGCCATTGCGCTCAACCAGTTCAAGGCCAGTGACACTAGATTCCCGCTACCACTTAACATCTCTCAAGCCGAAACGGAACGTTTTCTCCTCGAGTCGCTGTCTTCTCATGGTGTCAATATTGAACGCTCCCTTACCGCCACCAGCATTGTCCAGGATGACAAAGTCATCACCACAAAATTGCAAAGTCACGATGGAAAAGTGGAAGCTGTCCGCTCCAAGTACGTCATTGGCTGTGATGGTGCGCGCTCTGTTGTTCGCCAAGCAGGTGAAGGCATGGTTTGGGAAGGGTCGAGCTACCCGCAATCCTTTCTCCTCTGCGACGTCCAAATCAGGAACAACCTCCGCCGACAGGACCAAGGCTTATTGCAGATTTCCCGAGAGGGAATGTTTGCCATATTTCCTATTCGTCAAGACCTCTTCCGTATTGTGGTGTCAGGTCCGGCGGCCACGTTTGACCAACAGGGTGATACCAGTTCAGTGCCGACTCTCGAACATTTCCAGTCATTGTTCGACAAGTTCACCCCTCCAGGCTCAGGGACTTTGGAAGACCCGGTGTGGATCAGCAGGTTCCGACTACACCTCAAAGGTGTCAACAAATACCGCGACAGGAGAATCtttgttgctggtgatgcAGCTCATATCTCTTCCCCTGTCGGTGGAAAGGGCATGAACACCGGAATTCAGGATGCCATCAATCTGGGATGGAAACTAGCTTTTGTTTTACAGGGACAGGTTCAAGATCCAGACGCCTTCCTGGACACATACCACATCGAAAGACACCCCATTGGACAAGAGCTTTTGTCAAGTACGGATCGAATGTTCA CATTCATGACCAGCACCAATCGCTTTTTCATACCCATTCGCAACTTCGCAGTCAGGTACATTTTGCCATGGCTCACCCCCACAGATTGGTGGAATAGAGCGTTCTACAAATTTCTGTCCATGTTTGGTGTCACATATCGTGGAGTGAGCCCAATCGTTGGAACTGCCGCAGGTTTCGATGGTCGAATTCAGGGAGGGGACCGTCTGCCTGATGGAAAGCTCTGGCTGACATCGAGAAACACGGGAATTATTTCGACCACCGTACAGGCACTCTGCGTGGGCAGTTCCCACCATCTTTTGTTGTTCTCTGGAGAACATATCGAAGAACAGACCAATGCGTTGGAATATGCCAAAGAGAAGGTGTTGAGCGCGGTTTCTTTCAGGTTGGACGTGCACTTTATCTACCGAAAGGCCAAAGATGAACCTGCAATCGCCTTGAACGACTATTATATCTGGCCTTcagagttggtggaggagacacTCCTTAAACGATTCGGCTTCTCTGAGCAGTCTCTGCCTGGGTATATGTTCGTTCGGCCGGATGGATATGTGGCTCATATTGGCCCTCTCTCTACACTGGACGAATTTCTCTCTTTCCTTCGCAAGCATTTTGTTGCCcctgtggaggaggccgaaTATGTTGCGGAGTATCATTCGACTTTTGAGGACGATTCGAGTGATGAGCTTGGCTTAGAGACTCGGAATGATTCGACCTTGGGAGCCTCGGAGTGGACTACTGACTGTGCCTCATCTACTCAGCTTAACTGGAGCACTGGGCATGATTCGACTTCTGAGCGCCACTTCACACCCTTGTCgttttcttctccttcggcCTGA
- a CDS encoding uncharacterized protein (COG:S; EggNog:ENOG503P5ZP) produces MFPDNPSLIQTGPSSPSSSLWSKPPTPLVLIHDGGGTIFSYYCLNELDRPLHGISNPHYDSGEPFPGGIPEMASLYIEYIKSVVPRGNLIIGGWSLGGLLSLEVASQLAKEEGDGSRLNLLGIVMIDSVCPLAWRRGGSEGFLKIIRNGAAWGPHTKEETKRKVTRCFSESSRMVGEWELPSWEGRKPPPVILLRAKDKVPVPGEVEGTVSRVDVCREDKHLGWDRYRKGLITKVVDIPGHHFNIFSEMENVDVVTEEIGRACGELEGWHMRRFVSWGEEKR; encoded by the coding sequence atgttccccgacaacccctccctaATCCAAaccggcccctcctccccgtcgtCCTCCCTCTggtccaaaccccccacccccctggTGCTAATCCACGACGGAGGCGGCACGATATTCTCCTACTACTGCCTCAACGAGCTCGACCGCCCCCTCCACGgcatctccaacccccatTACGATTCCGGCGAGCCGTTCCCCGGCGGGATTCCCGAGATGGCCAGCCTCTACATCGAATACATCAAGTCTGTCGTCCCGAGGGGGAACCTGATCATCGGTGGTTGGTCACTGGGAGGGCTCTTGTCGCTGGAGGTGGCGTCTCAGCtggcaaaggaggagggggatggtaGCCGGTTGAATCTGCTGGGGATAGTCATGATTGACTCTGTCTGTCCTTTggcttggaggagaggggggagtgaggggTTTTTGAAGATCATCCGGAATGGGGCGGCCTGGGGGCCTCATacgaaggaggagacgaagaggaaggtgacGAGGTGTTTTTCTGAgagctcgaggatggtgggggagtgggagttgccttcttgggagggaaggaaaCCACCACCGGTTATACTTCTCAGGGCAAAGGACAAGGTGCCTGTTcctggggaggtggaggggacggTCAGCAGGGTTGATGTTTGTCGGGAGGATAAGCACTTGGGTTGGGATAGGTATAGAAAGGGTTTGATCACCAAGGTGGTGGATATACCGGGTCATCACTTTAACATCTTTAGTGAGATGGAGAATGTGGATGTGGTGACGGAGGAGATTGGGAGGGCGtgtggggagttggaggggtggcACATGAGGAGGTTTGTtagttggggggaggagaagaggtga
- a CDS encoding uncharacterized protein (EggNog:ENOG503P3ZT; COG:S) has protein sequence MHFSKIFSIFTLAAAASATTVSYDIGYDDPNRSLESVACSDGVNGLIWKYGWKKQGDVRNFPFIGGAQAVAGWNSPNCGTCWSATWNGNTIYVLAIDHTGSGLNLGLRGMDALTNGHGQELGRVDAVVAQVPISRCGL, from the exons ATGCACTTCTCCAAGATCTTCAGCATCTTTACTCTTGCCGCCGCGGCGTCGGCAACCACAG TCTCTTATGACATCGGCTATGACGACCCCAACCGCAGCCTCGAGTCGGTCGCCTGCTCGGATGGCGTGAACGGTCTTATCTGGAAGTACGGCTGGAAGAAGCAGGGCGACGTTAGGAATTTCCCCTTTATTGGAGGCGCTCAGGCCGTGGCGGGCTGGAACTCTCCCAACTGCGGCACTTGCTGGTCGGCGACGTGGAACGGCAACACTATATATGTGCTGGCTATTGACCACACTGGCTCGGGCCTTAACTTGGGATTGCGCGGGATGGATGCTCTGACTAATGGCCATGGGCAGGAGCTGGGCCgtgttgatgctgttgttgctcaGGTGCCTATCAGTCGGTGCGGTCTCTAG
- a CDS encoding uncharacterized protein (EggNog:ENOG503NX38; COG:T) — protein MASRPPHPDPINLPQSAPSVLVSSDRRDDTDPHHGRPYEPAASIAAARGREQHDFFAPTTSAQPKPAPDSASPYTETAAGVTLTSGSVPRFSLSPVQFHAHTTAPSPPPPLPARSAARSPSSSTQDPFAPPSHSFSSQRPAHLGSNALRLQTELRPGSPPHSNSHHGFTAPARNPKPSPKLSLRRVPSASSLRSITRTPSFKAGSLSGAIGSASAASSTVASPVIAAMGDVTPLPSPLLSTHSPGPWKRHASEASALRSPVDDGLPEAIPEDPKTATTPTNVKFRGYAALSSQHAAGILAENAVAERPGYLAKPKSHTRNRSISDYKPDPMLIPKRMSTVSGSRVKADHASLSEPHMRRERNLSEARGLTPIEKPPTPPPSESSLSATESCSSSKSSTASLTSTRKHPPPEYFEAFGRHDSKRRRWRAIGQLGQGTFSRVMLATSQTSPASDDEDISPSTVPVTPDLSAQHERRSLVAVKICEHGALGGASEERIEMSLKRELEVMKCIRHPSLVNLKAWSIESSRAILVLSYYPGGDLFDVASKHRDLLSPPLLSRMFAELIGAVSYLHGKKIVHRDIKLENVLVNLTPEELCVKDVNWAAYPYPVITLSDLGLSRQVEDDEMLTTRCGSDDYAAPEVIMGQPYDGRATDAWSLGVLLYALLEGRLPFDPHPGAGDYAMQLRMRSRTSHRIARIEWRWIEYGVKDGEDGEGDHEADLAKFDAKGLTGAMEVVEGLLKRAKSRWSVAKVAETKWVSDAIQVPDGIKFREEEEGEEV, from the exons ATGGCTTCGCGGCCACCCCATCCAGATCCCATAAACCTCCCCCAATCTGCTCCGTCGGTGCTCGTATCCTCCGACAGACGTGACGACACCGATCCCCATCATGGCCGCCCCTACGAGCCTGCGGCTTCCATAGCTGCCGCCAGAGGCCGAGAGCAACACGATTTCTTCGCCCCTACTACCTCTGCGCAACCCAAACCCGCGCCTGATTCGGCCTCCCCTTACAcagagacagcagcaggtgTAACGCTGACCTCTGGTTCAGTCCCTCGGTTTTCTCTGAGTCCTGTGCAATTCCACGCCCACACTACAGCCCCgtcgcctccccctccgctgCCGGCCCGGTCCGCTGCTCGTTCtccgtcctcctcgactcAGGACCCGTTCGCCCCCCCGAGTCACAGCTTTTCCTCCCAACGACCGGCCCACCTCGGCAGCAACGCCCTGCGGCTGCAAACCGAACTTCGCCCCGGCTCTCCCCCGCATTCGAACTCCCACCACGGCTTCACGGCGCCAGCAAGGAACCCGAAGCCCTCGCCGAAACTCTCCTTGAGGCGCGTTCCTTCGGCCTCTTCCCTACGCTCGATCACGAGAACGCCCAGCTTCAAGGCCGGCAGCCTGTCCGGTGCCATTGGTTCAGCCTCGGCTGCGAGCTCGACCGTGGCGAGTCCTGTCATTGCCGCGATGGGCGACGTTACTCCCTTGCCTTCCCCTCTGCTCTCGACACATTCTCCGGGACCATGGAAGCGCCATGCCAGCGAAGCCTCGGCCTTGCGGTCACCAGTCGACGATGGTCTCCCAGAAGCGATTCCAGAAGACCCCAAGACAGCAACCACCCCGACAAATGTAAAGTTCCGCGGGTATGCGGCGCTCTCATCACAGCATGCGGCGGGGATATTGGCCGAGAATGCAGTGGCCGAAAGGCCTGGATACCTTGCGAAACCCAAATCACATACCAGGAACAGGAGTATCAGCGATTACAAGCCAGATCCAATGTTGATACCTAAGCGGATGTCGACAGTTTCTGGATCGCGCGTGAAAGCTGACCATGCGAGCCTTTCCGAACCACATATGCGGCGGGAGCGTAACCTATCCGAAGCACGAGGTTTGACGCCCATCGAAAAGCCACCCACTCCACCTCCGAGCGAGTCCTCACTCAGTGCCACAGAATCATGCTCCTCGTCCAAGAGCTCGACGgcctccctcaccagcaccaggaAGCACCCTCCACCAGAATACTTTGAAGCCTTTGGTAGGCATGACTCGAAACGACGTCGGTGGAGGGCTATTGGGCAGCTGGGCCAGGGTACTTTCAGTCGGGTCATGCTTGCGACGAGCCAGACATCACCTGCctcggacgacgaggacatcTCCCCTAGCACCGTCCCCGTCACGCCAGATCTATCGGCACAGCACGAGCGGCGATCGCTCGTTGCGGTCAAGATCTGCGAGCATGGGGCTCTAGGCGGCGCCTCAGAAGAACGAATCGAGATGAGTCTCAAACGTGAACTAGAGGTTATGAAGTGCATCCGGCACCCATCTCTGGTGAACCTCAAGGCCTGGAGCATCGAATCGTCGCGGGCGATCCTTGTCCTCAGCTATTATCCCGGCGGTGACCTCTTCGATGTTGCCAGTAAACATCGGGACCTACTCAGCCCTCCGCTCTTGAGCCGCATGTTCGCCGAGTTGATAGGCGCTGTCAGCTATCTTCACGGCAAGAAGATTGTCCATAGAGATATAAAACTCGAGA ACGTCCTGGTCAATCTCACGCCGGAGGAACTATGCGTGAAAGACGTGAACTGGGCGGCGTACCCATATCCCGTCATCACGCTTAGCGACCTCGGCCTCTCCCGACAagtcgaggatgacgagatGCTCACAACAAGATGCGGCTCAGATGATTACGCTGCGCCTGAAGTAATAATGGGCCAGCCCTACGACGGCCGCGCCACCGATGCGTGGTCACTGGGCGTGCTTCTCTACGCGTTGTTGGAAGGCAGGTTACCTTTTGACCCCCACCCCGGTGCTGGCGATTATGCCATGCAATTGCGGATGCGGAGTCGCACTAGTCACCGTATCGCCCGCATAGAATGGCGGTGGATCGAGTACGGGGTCAAGGacggtgaggatggagaaggggaCCACGAAGCGGACCTTGCCAAGTTTGATGCCAAGGGCTTGACCGGCGCCATGGAGGTTGTAGAAGGACTTCTCAAACGCGCAAAGAGCCGTTGGTCTGTGGCCAAGGTGGCCGAAACCAAATGGGTGTCTGATGCCATCCAGGTCCCTGACGGCATCAAGTTtagagaggaagaggaaggtgaggaagTTTAA
- the ARE2_1 gene encoding Sterol O-acyltransferase 2 (Sterol-ester synthase 2) (COG:I; EggNog:ENOG503NXII), translating into MSSTTSADVSEGPDRILRPRPRKPVHTQLSHISNLSEPNGALDPNTNGHATATTSGRSTPVPPDAPQSVKALSSARKQVRAEHRRRLFPTIEFASRVSHFDPNSDYRDFHGFFNLFWIGLAIMAVTTMLRNVKDTGYPMRVQIWSLFTVKLWHLAIADFLMVASTAVALPLQKLFRDAPAGSSLTWAKGGTAIMSIYQVLWLALWIAVPFLFGWTWTAQVFLILHTMVMLMKMHSYAFYNGHLSEAEKRLRDLDDPSTASRAPAYLYPTPENPMGTVATSPRSANGSAQQHQLLEKDDHHESSEESDELAQLREVLARELTSPIGNITYPSNLTWWNYLDFLCCPTLCYEIEYPRTEKIDWQNLLSKIAATFGCIFLLTIISEEFILPALTDASLRLNDTVAPPSPSEILLILSETISWLLFPFMLTFLLVFLVIFEYVLGAFAEITHFADRHFYSDWWNSTDWMEFSREWNVPVYSFLRRHVYSASRPYIGKGNATVITFLISAVGHEIVMGCITKKLRGYGFVCQMMQLPLVVLQRTRWVRGRETFNNVCFWCSMILGLSLICSLYVLV; encoded by the exons ATGTCGTCCACCACGTCGGCCGATGTCTCGGAAGGTCCCGATCGCATCTTGCGCCCGCGCCCTAGGAAACCAGTCCATACCCAGCTCTCCCACATCAGTAACCTTTCCGAGCCAAACGGCGCTCTTGATCCAAATACCAATGGTCACGCCACGGCTACCACTAG CGGCCGATCAACACCAGTACCCCCAGATGCTCCTCAGTCCGTCAAGGCGCTCTCTTCCGCCCGTAAGCAGGTTCGCGCAGAGCACCGCCGACGTCTCTTCCCCACCATTGAGTTCGCCAGTCGAGTTTCCCACTTCGATCCCAACAGCGACTACCGCGACTTCCAtggcttcttcaacctcttctggATCGGCCtggccatcatggccgtcaCCACCATGTTGCGCAATGTAAAGGACACCGGATACCCAATGCGCGTTCAAATATGGAGCCTTTTTACTGTCAAGCTCTGGCATCTCGCCATCGCTGATTTTCTCATGGTCGCCAGCACAGCAGTCGCCCTCCCCTTACAAAAGCTCTTCCGCGATGCGCCCGCCGGCAGCTCCCTGACCTGGGCCAAAGGCGGAACAGCCATCATGAGCATATATCAAGTCCTGTGGCTGGCGCTCTGGATCGCCGTGCCCTTTCTGTTCGGTTGGACCTGGACAGCCCAAGTCTTCCTGATCCTCCACACCATGGTCATGCTCATGAAGATGCACTCCTACGCCTTCTACAACGGTCATCTCTCCGAAGCCGAAAAACGTCTCCGCGACCTCGACGACCCATCCACAGCCTCCCGCGCCCCAGCCTACCTCTACCCAACCCCCGAAAACCCCATGGGCACCGTTGCCACCAGCCCGCGAAGCGCAAACGGCAGcgcccaacagcaccaactCCTCGAAAAAGACGACCACCACGAATCCAGCGAGGAATCCGACGAGCTAGCCCAGCTTCGCGAAGTCTTGGCCAGGGAGCTCACCAGCCCGATAGGCAACATCACCTacccatccaacctcacctgGTGGAACTACCTCGACTTCTTGTGCTGCCCAACCCTCTGCTACGAGATCGAATACCCCCGCACGGAGAAGATCGACTGGCAGAACCTCCTCAGCAAAATCGCTGCCACGTTTGGGTGCATCTTCTTACTGACGATCATTTCAGAGGAGttcatcctccccgccttgACGGACGCCTCTTTACGGCTTAACGACACTGTTGCCCCCCCTTCGCCAAGCgaaatcctcctcatcctgtCCGAGACCATCTCCTGGCTACTTTTTCCCTTCATGCTCACCTTTTTGCTCGTGTTTCTGGTCATTTTCGAGTATGTCCTTGGGGCGTTTGCGGAAATTACGCATTTTGCGGACAGGCATTTTTATAGTGACTGGTGGAATAGCACGGACTGGATGGAGTTCTCGAGGGAGTGGAACGTGCCTGTTTATTCGTTCCTCAGGAGACACGTCTACAGCGCGAGCAGGCCGTATATTGGCAAGGGGAACGCGACGGTGATTACGTTCTTGATCAGCGCGGTGGGCCACGAGATTGTGATGGGGTGTATCACCAAGAAGCTGAGGGGCTATGGGTTTGTGTGTCAGATGATGCAGTTGCCGCTTGTGGTGCTgcagaggacgaggtgggtgagggggagggagacgtTTAATAATGTTTGCTTTTGGTGTAGCATGATTTTAGGGTTGAGTCTG ATTTGCTCGCTCTATGTGCTGGTATGA
- a CDS encoding uncharacterized protein (COG:O; EggNog:ENOG503P6AD) encodes MSTLPADPWKTLGVEKTADKSEIRSAYKKLVLKCHPDKVQDPELKALKQEEFTKVQQAWELLSNDVELSKYEEQLKLAELKAKAQAAMKNAANTSVPRTTSTRYYDIRTAEPPSKYKSHSTSSPSTGKVYTHYASPHTRSHEEVPASRTYAIYEDGEKTARRTASYEKPSKRDDEKLEDIKRREKEELRRFKEKEEERKKERLIAKEREKELERQEKEREREREKEREARRAEKKRIERLEKEREKERRRDAEEKTRRHKPYVETYPEFAEQPWAEDEIYMTSRSDKKKSSSSSKKYDDPILRERERERERERDRERERERDKSSSRRAKSPHAAAMEVPERKHIDHFAEAASYIARAGGSAPKETAFWKSQTPPDHILEIPVAPTPPPADPEEESIMRAARRAARRPSHEASKSKEKLKYDLDASPAKSRPIPNLTKSYTTPPVSAESPPRVSRTNTTPHDYERSAARGERIVPIPSLMRSTTWAPGVAAGRSDPYDDYYESDEDRERRHRRRRNRSPEAIHYKVEGGKTSKMSYGYGESPTSRRYADDGWSPHSPSAAYAQTAFKVKEGKSYGLNDIKYAEYTYTQADPYGAAVAS; translated from the coding sequence ATGAGCACCCTCCCCGCGGATCCATGGAAGACTCTCGGTGTCGAGAAGACTGCAGACAAGTCTGAGATTCGATCTGCTTACAAGAAGCTTGTGCTCAAGTGCCACCCTGACAAGGTCCAAGACCCCGAGCTTAAGGCTCTGAAGCAGGAGGAATTCACAAAGGTACAACAAGCCTGGGAGCTGCTCAGCAATGATGTCGAGCTTTCCAAGTATGAGGAGCAGCTCAAGCTCGCTGAgctcaaggcaaaggcccAGGCCGCCATGAAGAACGCTGCGAATACGTCTGTTCCCCGCACAACATCCACTAGGTACTACGATATTCGCACTGCCGAACCACCATCAAAGTACAAGAGCCACAGTACTTCGTCTCCCTCGACCGGGAAGGTGTACACCCATTATGCGTCACCCCACACCCGGTCGCACGAGGAGGTTCCTGCATCTCGTACTTACGCCATCTATGAGGACGGTGAGAAGACTGCCCGTCGCACTGCCAGCTATGAGAAGCCATCAAAGCGTGATGACGAGAAGCTGGAAGACAtcaagaggagagagaaggaagagcTCCGTCGattcaaggagaaggaggaggagaggaaaaaggagaggttgatcgCCAAGGAACgtgagaaggagctggagcgtcaggaaaaggaaagagaaagggagcgtgagaaggagagggaggcccgtagggctgagaagaagagaattgAGCGTCTTGAGAAGGAGCGGGAGAAGGAGcgtcgccgtgatgccgaGGAAAAGACTCGCCGACACAAGCCTTACGTAGAAACGTACCCCGAGTTTGCCGAGCAACCTTGGGCGGAAGACGAGATCTACATGACGTCTCGGTCGGATAAGAAGAAGTCTTCATCGAGCAGCAAGAAGTACGATGACCCGATTCTTCGCGAGCGGGAACGGGAGAGGGAACGTGAGCGTGATCGTGAGCGCGAACGTGAGCGGGACAAGTCAAGCTCACGCCGGGCCAAGTCTCCTCATGCTGCGGCGATGGAGGTCCCCGAGAGGAAACACATCGACCACTTTGCAGAGGCTGCCAGCTACATTGCCCGTGCCGGTGGTTCTGCTCCCAAGGAGACCGCTTTCTGGAAGTCGCAGACGCCTCCTGATCATATTCTCGAGATTCCTGTcgcgcccacaccacctcccgcAGACCCAGAAGAGGAGTCGATCATGCGGGCCGCCAGGCGTGCAGCTCGCCGTCCTTCACATGAGGCTTCCAAATccaaggagaagctgaagtACGATCTTGATGCTTCTCCTGCCAAGTCTCGTCCGATTCCTAATCTTACCAAATCGTACACCACTCCTCCTGTTTCTGCCGAGTCCCCTCCTCGCGTCAGCCGGACCAACACGACGCCACATGATTACGAGCGCAGCGCAGCACGCGGAGAGCGGATTGTTCCTATTCCTTCTCTTATGCGCAGCACGACTTGGGCtcctggtgttgctgctggccgaTCAGACCCGTATGACGATTATTACGAATCAGACGAAGATCGAGAGCGCAgacatcgccgccgccgtaACAGATCTCCCGAAGCCATCCACTACAAGGTTGAGGGCGGCAAGACCTCGAAGATGAGTTACGGGTACGGCGAGTCTCCCACCTCTCGGAGGTACGCAGACGATGGATGGAGTCCTCATTCTCCTTCGGCCGCGTATGCCCAGACGGCTTTCAAGGTCAAAGAGGGCAAGTCGTATGGCTTGAATGACATCAAGTACGCGGAATACACCTACACACAAGCTGACCCGTACGGTGCTGCTGTGGCATCATGA
- a CDS encoding uncharacterized protein (EggNog:ENOG503P6XE): MELGKSRHAPWNRGKATPPTVHSSNYRSTSLTVNPAPTSSTTTTTIYLSDNNIIANPIYPTPQSRSHPPPSSHTPNPHKSTALRAALELSRYRKILRRLQWKSQFLDSGYQLATHRLSQDPQQVAERELMFKLDFFEYYMLIERAVVHLLAVFGVDIDRHTISESSRDVSPVKQSQGQRLGLSGSRWGRDGNNRSNHRYHANVLEALDKPHNPLHGILGQGEVRKQLGRAKDLRNRWKTAGEEIDDGGFLGQQQPREWQMTKKIAAPLETYDLSNMLRAISGGFGEAGRLAEEYVMSFESVMMSGGEGSGDMVMADENGEPMLDWGAAIRNEETQWDFMVDAMDWEAV; this comes from the coding sequence ATGGAGCTAGGCAAATCCCGCCATGCACCTTGGAATAGAGGGAAAGCCACGCCGCCAACAGTACACTCCAGCAACTACCGGTCAACCTCGCTAACCGTCAATCCTGCGCCCACTTCATCCacaactaccaccaccatttACCTCTctgacaacaacatcatcgccaaccccATATATCCCACCCCTCAGAGCcgctcccacccaccaccatcctcacatacccccaacccccacaaATCCACCGCCCTCAGAGCGGCCCTAGAACTCTCCCGTTACCGCAAGATCCTCCGTCGCCTTCAATGGAAGTCACAATTCCTCGACAGCGGCTACCAACTCGCCACCCACCGCCTCAGCCAGGACCCCCAGCAAGTAGCTGAACGAGAGCTCATGTTCAAACTGGACTTTTTCGAGTACTACATGCTCATAGAGCGAGCGGTAGTTCATCTCCTCGCCGTCTTTGGCGTAGACATTGACCGGCACACCATCTCAGAATCCAGCCGTGACGTTTCACCGGTGAAACAGAGTCAAGGCCAGAGACTCGGTCTTTCAGGTAGTCGCTGGGGCCGAGATGGTAACAACAGATCCAACCACCGATATCACGCCAACGTCCTCGAAGCCCTGGATAaaccccacaaccccctccatgGGATCCTTGGACAGGGAGAGGTGAGGAAGCAACTTGGGAGGGCGAAGGATCTTCGGAATAGGTGGAAGACAGccggggaggagattgacgaCGGGGGCTTCCTAGGTCAGCAACAGCCGAGGGAATGgcagatgacgaagaagataGCGGCGCCGTTGGAGACGTATGATTTGTCTAATATGTTGAGGGCGATCTcgggtgggtttggggaggcggGGCGATTGGCGGAGGAGTATGTCATGAGCTTTGagtcggtgatgatgagcggtggggagggaagcGGTGATATGGTCATGGCTGATGAGAATGGGGAGCCGATGCTGGATTGGGGGGCGGCGATTAGGAATGAGGAGACACAGTGGGATTTTATGGTGGATGCAATGGATTGGGAGGCGGTTTGA